A genomic segment from Gossypium hirsutum isolate 1008001.06 chromosome D04, Gossypium_hirsutum_v2.1, whole genome shotgun sequence encodes:
- the LOC107898223 gene encoding subtilisin-like protease SBT6.1, protein MDVLNLSIGGPDYLDLPFVEKVWEITANNIIMVSAIGNDGPLYGTLNNPADQSDVIGVGGIDYSDHIASFSSRGMSTWEIPHGYGRVKPDVVAYGREIMGSKISTGCKQLSGTSVASPVVAGVVCLLVSIIPEKYACLLVSFLRTEERRFPIIQLK, encoded by the exons ATGGATGTGCTAAACTTGAGCATAGGTGGACCTGATTACTTGGATCTCCCATTTGTAGAGAAG GTTTGGGAAATAACAGCCAATAATATTATTATGGTGTCAGCCATTGGAAATGATGGGCCATTGTATGGCACTTTAAACAACCCAGCAGACCAAAGTGATGTTATTGGTGTTGGTGGAATCGATTATAGTGATCACATAGCCTCATTTTCATCACGTGGCATGAGTACTTGGGAGATTCCTCATGG TTATGGTCGTGTCAAACCAGATGTTGTGGCATATGGGCGGGAAATTATGGGATCCAAGATCAGTACTGGTTGTAAACAATTATCAGGCACTAGTGTGGCAAGTCCTGTGGTTGCGGGTGTTGTATGCCTGCTTGTTAGTATCATTCCTGAGAAGTATGCCTGCTTGTTAGTATCATTCCTGAGAACAGAAGAAAGGAGattcccgatcatccaactcaaatga